The window TTTCATTCTGAAAGCCATTGAGAAAGCCGGTTACAAGCCCGGCGACGATATGATGCTGGCGCTGGATTGCGCCTCGACCGAGTACTTCAAGAACGGCAAATACGAGATGGCCGGCGAAGGCAAATCGCTGTCCCCCGGCGAAAATGTGGATTATCTGGCTGCACTTTGCGCAGATTATCCGATCCTGTCGATCGAGGATGGCTGTGCCGAGGATGACTGGGACGGCTGGAAACTGCTGACCGACAAACTGGGCAGCAAGGTCCAACTGGTCGGTGACGACCTGTTCGTCACCAATCCCGAGCGTCTCGCCGATGGCATCGCGCGCGGATGCGGCAACAGTCTGTTGGTCAAGGTAAACCAGATCGGCACCCTGTCGGAAACGCTGGACGCGGTGCGCATGGCCGACCGTGCGGGCTATACCTCCGTGATGTCGCACCGTTCAGGTGAAACCGAAGACGCCACCATTGCCGATCTGGCCGTGGCCACCAATTGTGGACAGATCAAGACCGGCTCTTTGGCGCGTTCGGACCGGCTGGCAAAATACAACCAGTTGATCCGGATCGAGGAAATGCTGGGTGAAACCGCGCGTTACGCCGGAACCTCGATCCTGCGCAACTGATGCTGTGACGCGCGCCCCGGTTGCCCTGGGGCGCGGCGTTAACGCAGACGCATCCTATCGCCGATTAGACGGGACGACCGGCATCTGACGGTGCGTCAACTGGTTTGCTCGTGGCTCGACACACGATCCTCTCTTGTTAAGCTTTCAATCATTGGTTGAACGCAGCCCGCGATCTTGCAGATAGCGGGCCGGCAAGGAGGATAGACATGCCAAATCACAACAAGCTCGACCGCCGCGCATTTCTGAACCGCACGGCCCTGGGGGGCGCTGCGGCGACCGCAGGCACCGTTTTGGCCGCGCCTGCCATCGCGCAGGAAATGCCACAAATCAACTGGCGGATGGTGTCGTCCTTCCCCACCTCGCTGGACACCATCTATGGCGGCGGCGAACAGATCGCCGACCGCCTGCGCGAGACCACCGATGGCAAATTCGACATTCAGGTCTTTGCCGCGGGTGAATTGGTGCCGGGCCTCGAAGCGATCAGTTCGGTCACCGACGGCACCGTGGAATGCGCCCATTCGGTCGGCTATTACAACTGGGGCAAGGACCCCGCATTCGCCCCGGGCGCCGACCTGCCCTTTCTGTTAAGCGCACGCGCCAAGGCGGCCTATAACTATTACGGCGGCGGGATCGAGCTATATAACGAATTCCTTGCCCAATACGGACTGGTCTCGTTCCCCGGCGGCAATTCGGGCGTCCAGATGGGCGGCTGGTTTCGCAAGGAAATCAATACACTCGACGACCTGAAAGGGCTGAAGATGCGCATCGGCGGGCTGGCCGGAATGGTGCTGGAACGGCTTGGTGTGGTGCCGCAGCAGATCGCGGGTGGCGATGTTTATGCCTCGCTTGAGAAAGGCACGATCGATGCTGCCGAATGGATCGGCCCCTATGACGACGCGAAGCTGGGTTTTCAGAAGGTCGCACCTTATTACTACTACCCGGGTTTCTGGGAGGGCGGGCCAACCGTTGGCTTCTTCATCGGCAAGGAGCACTGGGACGCATTGCCGGCGACTTATCAGGCGCTGGTGCGAAACTGCACGCAGGCAACCGATATGGCGATGGTGGCAAAGTATGACTATGTGAACCCGCCGGCCTTGAAGCAACTGATCGGGGACGGCGCGCAACTGCGGGCCTTCAGCGAACCGGTTCTCAGCGCCGCATTCGATGCGGCACTGCAGGTCTATGATGAAATCTCGGCCGAAAATGAATGGTTCAAGCGTCAGTGGGAGGCCGTTCAGCCCTATCGCGATGACTGGTATTTGTATGCCCAGACCAGCGAATATACCTTTGATACCTTCATGATGATCCAGCAGCGGCAGGGTAAGCTGACACCCTCTGGCGGTTGATCCGCCACGGCGTCGGGCGGCGCCCGGCACATGCGAATGGAAAGGCGCGAACGTCATGAAACTTCGCGCCAATCTTCCCTCGACAGGCGCGCAGCAGGGGTTAAACTCGCGGCTGTTCCAAGGTGGGCAATCCGGGCGATACGCGTCCATCCCACCCCGACAGGAGGAAGTTATATGAAAAAAACCAATAAAATGACCGATAAAATGGATCGCCGCGCCTTTATGGCCCGCGCATCGGTCGGAGGTGCGGCAGCTGCTGCAACCGCTGGCCTGGCCGCACCCGCAATCGCGCAAGAAGCACCGTCGATCAACTGGCGTCTGGCCTCGTCCTTTCCGCCCTCGCTGGATACCATCTATGGCGGCGCGGTCGAGTTGTCCGAACGCCTGAGCGAGGCGACCGAAGGCAAGTTCAACATCCAGGTTTTCGCAGCCGGTGAACTGGTGCCGGGGCTGGGCGCGATCGACGCAGCCGGCGATGGCACGGTCGAGGTTGCGCATTCGGTGGGCTACTACAACTGGGGCCGCGATCCGGCATTTGCCTGCGGCGCCGATCTGCCCTTCACGCTTAGCGCGCGCGCCAAGTCTGCCTATAACTATCAGGGCGGTGGCATCGAAGCCTATAACGAATTCCTGTCGAAATATAACCTCGTCAGCTATCCCGGCGGCAATACCGGCGTTCAGATGGGCGGCTGGTATCGTAAGGAAATCAACACGCTGGCCGACATGCAGGGCCTCAAAATGCGGATTTCGGGCCTTGCTGGCAGGGTGCTGGAAAAGCTGGGCGTCGTGCCGCAGCAAATCGCGGGCGGTGATATCTATGCCTCGCTGGAAAAAGGCACTATCGACGCGGCCGAATGGGTCGGACCCTATGATGACAGCAAGCTGGGCTTCCAGAAAGTCGCGCCCTATTACTACTATCCCGGTTTCTGGGAAGGCGGTCCGACCGTTGGCTTCTTTGTCGGCAAGGACAAATGGGACGCGCTGCCGGAAGCCTATCAGTCGATCTTCCGCACGGCCTGTCAGGCTGTCGATTCGAACATGTTGGCAAAATACGACATGAAGAACCCGACGGCGCTGAAGGAACTCTATGCCAACGGTGCGGAACTGCGTCCGTTCAGCGAAGAGATCCTGACCGCCGCCTTCCAGGCCTCGAACGAGGTCTATGCAGAATTGTCGGCCGAGAACGAAGACTTCAAGAAGATGTACGAAGCCGTTCTGCCCTATCGCGATGATTGGTATCTCTACGCTCAGACGGCGGAATACACATTCGATACCTTCATGATGATCCAGCAGCGCCAGGGCAATCTGGCAGTTGGCGGCGGCGACGCTGCGGCCCCGGCCGAAGATGCCGCGCCGGCAGCAGCCGAGGGCGAGGCACCGGCGAATAACTGATCGCCGCTCTGCAGGTGTGTAACAGGCCGCCGCAGGAATGCGGCGGCCACTTCTTTCGGCCTATGTCCGGGCTGGGTCAGGTTTGATGGCAGCATGAAAAAAGGGCCGGATCGCACCGGCCCTTTTCGTAATTCAGTTGCCGCCCAACCCTGGTGGCGGTCCGCCAAGGCCGCTGCCCATTCCGCCACCGCTCGAGGGCGCTGCTGGTGCTGCTGGTTCCGGCGCAGGTTCAGGTGCGGCGGGCGCAGTCTCTGCCGGTTGCGACGGGCTGCCGCCGAAGTTGGGGGTTCCCGGCAGGGCATTGCCAAGCCCACCACCAAGGCCGCCTGAACTGCCCGCTGGCGCTTCGGTTGCCGAGCCCTGATCGCTCGACGGGGCACCAAAGGGCGATCCGCCCAAGCCATTGCCCAATCCGCCGCCCAGGCCGCCGCCGCTTGATGTCTCACCCGAAGGCGCGCCGAACGGCGATCCGCCCAGCCCACCAAGGCCGGATTGTCCCCCCTGACCAGAGGATCCGCCAAAGCTGGGGATCTGAACCCGCTCAGTTGCCGCGCGGACTGGCTGTTCCTTGTAATGCGTCACCAATCCGGGGAAGGAAATGACGATCCCCAGCATCACCAGTTGCAGTCCGACGAACTTGACCGCACCGCGATAGATCTGGACGGTTGTAACCGGCTCGATCACTTCGCCCGTGACGCTGTCGGTATAGGGTTTCCGCGCCGTGATGGAACGCAGATAGAACAGCGCAAAACCCACGGGCGGCGTCAGAAAGCTGGTTTGCAGGACCATCGCCAGAATGACCCCGAACCAGATCATGTCGATGCCCAGATGGTTCACTGCAGGCACCAGCAGCGGCACGATCACAAAGGCGATCTCGAAGAAATCCAGGAAGAAGCCGAGGATAAAGATGAGCAACGATACCGCGAGCAGAAAGCCCAGTTGCCCACCGGGCAAGGCGATCAGCAGATCCTTGACCCAGATCTGACCGTTGATGGCGTAAAAGGTCAGCGAAAAGACCGTGGCGCCGATCAGGATGAACATGACGAAGGATGACAGCCGGGTCGTGCCAACCAGCGCCTGACGCATGACGCTATAGGTCAGGCGGCGCTTGATGATCGCCAGCAACAGCGCGCCGACTGCGCCCATTGCCCCGCCTTCGGTCGGTGTCGCGATGCCCAGAAAGATCGTGCCCAGCACCAGAAAGATCAGGCTCAACGGCGGGATCAGGACAAAGATCACCCTCTGCGCCAGATGGGACAGCAGGTTCAGGCGCAGCCAGTTGTTCAGCATCGCCAGTGTGAACATGACCGCAGCCGCAATCACCGCCGACCAGATGCCTGCATTCAGAACGCCGTCTGCGCGCATCCAGTAGCGCATACCGAAAAAGACCAGAACGGCGATTGCCAGTGCAATGATCAGCGAGGTGACGCCCTTGCCCAGGTTTCGCGCCTCTTTCGGCAGGGCCGGCATGGCGTCGGGCCGCAGCAGGCTGACGACGAAGATATAGAACAGATAGAATCCCGTCAGCAGCAGCGCGGGGTAGAGCGCACCCTTGTACATGTCCCCGACCGAGCGACCCAACTGGTCAGCCAGAACGATCAGCACCAGGCTGGGCGGCACAATCTGTGCCAATGTACCCGATGCCGCAATGACGCCGGTGGCGATGCCGCGGTCGTAACGATACCGCAGCATGATCGGCAGCGAGATCAGTCCCATGGCCATCACCGATGCGGCAACCACACCGGTCGTGGCCGCCAGCAACGCGCCGACGATGACGACCGCATAAGCCAGACCGCCGCGCACGGGGCCGAACAATTGCCCGATCGTGTCCAGCAGATCCTCTGCCATGCCGGATTTTTCAAGCACGATGCCCATGAAGGTAAAGAAGGGAATGGCCAGGAAGATATCGTTCTTCATGATCCCCCATAACCGCTCGGGCAGTGCCGATAGCAGGTTCCAGCTGAGGTTGATCTGGCCATTGGCATAGGGTGTCAGCTCAACGCCGATCACGTAGAACAGCAGACCGTTGGCGGCCAGCGCAAAGGCGATCGGATAGCCAAACAGCAAGAACAGCACCATCGAAAAGAACATGATCGGTGCAAGGTTATGAGCAATCAGCTCGATCATGTGCGCGGGCCTTCCTGTTCGGTCCTATCGTGACTGTCGATGCCCGCAGCCTCTTCGGCCATACGGGAATGGCTATCCAGATGATCGACGTGATCAGGGATAACGCCGCGCATGACGGCGATTTTCTTTATGATTTCAGAGACACCCTGCAGGAACAGCAGGCCAAAGCCGAGCAGCAGCATCAGCTTGGCCGGCCACAGGATCAGCCCGCCCGCATTCATCGAGATTTCCTGAAGGCGGATGGACCGCATGACCCAAGGGTAGGTCAGGTACAGCACCAGCGTGGTGAAGGGCATCAGGAACAGCAGGTGCCCCGCAAGGTCGATCCAATGCTGCACGCGCCGCGACCAGCGCCCGTAAACGATGTCGATGCGGATATGTTCGTTCTCAAGCAGCGTATAGGCCGCTGCCAGCAGGAAGGCCGTGCCATAGAGATACCATTGCAGTTCCAGCCAGGCATTTGATGAGATGCTGAACACCTTGCGGACCACGGCGTTGATCGCGCTGACAAGTACTGCGATCAGGATCAGCCAGGAAACGTTCTTGCCGATGAACGTATTCATTCGGTCAATGCCGCGCGACAGCGCCAGAAGGCCGCTCATGGCTGATACTCCCCTGTCTTGGGCCACGCTTCTGTGGCGCATGCCCTTTTTCGGCCACCTCCAACCTGCGGCCTAGTCCGTTGGGCCTAGCCCGAAGCCTGATCTGCGGTCAATAGCTATCGCCGCTTGCTCAGGCACAGAGTGCGAAACTGGCCAGAACGGCGGTCTCGGTCAGAATGGCAACGGTGCCCAACACGTCGCCCGTTTGGCCACCCAGGCGGTCTCGGGCCAGACGGATCACCAGCCCCGTAACCAGCAGCCCTGCGATGATTCCGGCCAGCGCCGCGGGGCCCGAGATGGCCAACAGAACCGCTCCGATCAGCCCGGCCGCCCATAGCTGATCGCGCCCGACGCGCGCCGCCGCGCGCCCCAGACCGTCGGGCCGCGCCGGCGGCAGGACCGATGCCGCCAGAACCATGGCCGACCGGCCGGCGGCCGCCGCGCCGATCAAGGCCAGTGGTCCAAGTGCCGCGATGCTGACGATGCGCAGGATGACACATCCCAGCAAGGCCAGCGTGCCGTAGCTGCCAACTGCAGGATCGCGCATGATGGCCAGCCGCTCATCACGGGTTTGCCCGCCCATGCCATCGGTGAAATCGGCCAGCCCGTCCTCATGCAGCCCGCCGGTCAGCCAGATCGCCAGAACCACGGCCAGCGTGGCGGTGACCAGCGGCGGGCCGGGCAGGAAAAGCGGCAGCGCCGAGATCGCGCCCACTGCGGCCCCGGCCAGCGGAAAGGCCCATAGGGCACGCGACAGCGGCACCTCTTCTTCGGGCAGAAGAAAGCCAAGCGGCAGCCGGGTCAAAAAGACCAGCGCCAGGATCAGTTGATGCCAGAGATCGACGGGGCGCATCATGCCTCCTGCTGTGGGTCTTAGCCGAAACCGGCTTCGGCAAAGGTCGCCATGCCATTATGGCAGGCCACGGCGCCGCGCAAAACCATCAGTGCGACCGCCGCGCCCGAACCTTCGCCAAGACGCATGTCCAGCGACAGGATCGGCTGCGCGCCAAGCGCCGCGATCAGGCGCCGGTGACCCGGCTCGGCGCTTTCGTGACCGATCAGGCAGTGGTCCAATGCCTGCGGGTCATCGCGGGTCAGGACGGCCGCCGCCGCCGTGCAGATGAAACCGTCCAGAATGACCGGCACGCCCAGTTCGCGCGCGCGCAGGACCGCGCCACAAATCGCCGCCTGCTCGCGCCCACCAAAGGCCGCCAGCGTGCCACGCGTATCGTCGGGACTGTGCCGTGCCAGACCTGCACCAACAGCGCGTATCTTGGCCGACAGCACCTCGCCCTCGGCGCCGGTTCCGGGACCGACCCAGTCCCGCCCATCCCCGCCAAAGCTTGCCGCCGCCAGCGCGGCTGCCACGGTCGAGTTGCCAATCCCCATCTCGCCCAACAGCAGCACATCGGCAGTTGGATCGACCGCATCCGCGCCGGCCTGCATTGCCGACGCCACCTCGTCGGCGGTCATGGCCGGGCCTTGGGTGAAATCGGCAGTCGGCTGATCAAGGCTGAGGGGCACCACGGTCAGCGCCGCGCCCGCAACCGCGCAAAGCTGGTTGATCGCCGCACCGCCCTGATGGAAGTTCTGCACCATCAGCGCCGTCACCTCGGCTGGAAATGGGTTCACGCCTTGCGCGACGATGCCGTGATTGCCGGCAAACACCAGTGCCTGTGCATGGTCCAGTCGCGGCCTGTCGCGCCGCTGCCAGCCTGCCAGAAAAATCGCCAGATCCTCGAGCCGGCCCAAGGAACCGGGCGGCTTTGTCAGGCTGTTCTGGCGATCATGCGCGCGCGCGGCCGCGCCTTCGTCAAAGGATGTCATCGCTGTCCCGTCCCGGCTTGATCCGCATCGGCTGTCCGCAGACGGCCATCCAGACCTGATCGGCGGCCTCTGCCATGGCCTGATTCATCCAGCCATGCCGGTCGCGGAAATCGCGCGCCATAGCATTGGCCGGGACTATTCCACCGCCCAGTTCGTTGGTGACCAGCACGACCGGATCGCGCTGGTGACGCAACGTCGAAACCAGGCCTTCGATATCGACTGCCGCACCGCAATTGGCCAGCCACAGGGTCAGGCAATCAACCAGCCGCGCGCCCTGCCCGTCCGTCGCATTCAGGGCACCGATCAAATCGCGCGGTGCCTCGATCGTCTGCCAGTTGGCACCGCGTCGGTGCTGATGCAGCGCGATTCTGTCCGCCATTTCCGCATCGCCCGATTCGGCGGTGGCGATATAGATCGACGGGCGGTCATGACGCGCCATCAGACGCTCGGCCAGTGCCGATTTGCCCGAACGGGCGCCGCCAGTAACCAGGGTAATGCGCACAGGTTTCGTCATGCCCAGACTGATTTCACAAGCCCTGCGCGATGAAAAGTGGCAAATCAACTTTACCTAGGCGCGAATTGACCTATCCTCCGATGCATTCCGGCGCATCAGTCGCCGCACCAAAACACGGAGGAACGTCGCATGACG is drawn from Paracoccus tegillarcae and contains these coding sequences:
- a CDS encoding TRAP transporter substrate-binding protein — encoded protein: MDRRAFMARASVGGAAAAATAGLAAPAIAQEAPSINWRLASSFPPSLDTIYGGAVELSERLSEATEGKFNIQVFAAGELVPGLGAIDAAGDGTVEVAHSVGYYNWGRDPAFACGADLPFTLSARAKSAYNYQGGGIEAYNEFLSKYNLVSYPGGNTGVQMGGWYRKEINTLADMQGLKMRISGLAGRVLEKLGVVPQQIAGGDIYASLEKGTIDAAEWVGPYDDSKLGFQKVAPYYYYPGFWEGGPTVGFFVGKDKWDALPEAYQSIFRTACQAVDSNMLAKYDMKNPTALKELYANGAELRPFSEEILTAAFQASNEVYAELSAENEDFKKMYEAVLPYRDDWYLYAQTAEYTFDTFMMIQQRQGNLAVGGGDAAAPAEDAAPAAAEGEAPANN
- the cobT gene encoding nicotinate-nucleotide--dimethylbenzimidazole phosphoribosyltransferase; this encodes MTSFDEGAAARAHDRQNSLTKPPGSLGRLEDLAIFLAGWQRRDRPRLDHAQALVFAGNHGIVAQGVNPFPAEVTALMVQNFHQGGAAINQLCAVAGAALTVVPLSLDQPTADFTQGPAMTADEVASAMQAGADAVDPTADVLLLGEMGIGNSTVAAALAAASFGGDGRDWVGPGTGAEGEVLSAKIRAVGAGLARHSPDDTRGTLAAFGGREQAAICGAVLRARELGVPVILDGFICTAAAAVLTRDDPQALDHCLIGHESAEPGHRRLIAALGAQPILSLDMRLGEGSGAAVALMVLRGAVACHNGMATFAEAGFG
- a CDS encoding TRAP transporter small permease subunit, with translation MSGLLALSRGIDRMNTFIGKNVSWLILIAVLVSAINAVVRKVFSISSNAWLELQWYLYGTAFLLAAAYTLLENEHIRIDIVYGRWSRRVQHWIDLAGHLLFLMPFTTLVLYLTYPWVMRSIRLQEISMNAGGLILWPAKLMLLLGFGLLFLQGVSEIIKKIAVMRGVIPDHVDHLDSHSRMAEEAAGIDSHDRTEQEGPRT
- a CDS encoding TRAP transporter substrate-binding protein, with translation MPNHNKLDRRAFLNRTALGGAAATAGTVLAAPAIAQEMPQINWRMVSSFPTSLDTIYGGGEQIADRLRETTDGKFDIQVFAAGELVPGLEAISSVTDGTVECAHSVGYYNWGKDPAFAPGADLPFLLSARAKAAYNYYGGGIELYNEFLAQYGLVSFPGGNSGVQMGGWFRKEINTLDDLKGLKMRIGGLAGMVLERLGVVPQQIAGGDVYASLEKGTIDAAEWIGPYDDAKLGFQKVAPYYYYPGFWEGGPTVGFFIGKEHWDALPATYQALVRNCTQATDMAMVAKYDYVNPPALKQLIGDGAQLRAFSEPVLSAAFDAALQVYDEISAENEWFKRQWEAVQPYRDDWYLYAQTSEYTFDTFMMIQQRQGKLTPSGG
- the cobU gene encoding bifunctional adenosylcobinamide kinase/adenosylcobinamide-phosphate guanylyltransferase, encoding MTKPVRITLVTGGARSGKSALAERLMARHDRPSIYIATAESGDAEMADRIALHQHRRGANWQTIEAPRDLIGALNATDGQGARLVDCLTLWLANCGAAVDIEGLVSTLRHQRDPVVLVTNELGGGIVPANAMARDFRDRHGWMNQAMAEAADQVWMAVCGQPMRIKPGRDSDDIL
- the cobS gene encoding adenosylcobinamide-GDP ribazoletransferase; translated protein: MMRPVDLWHQLILALVFLTRLPLGFLLPEEEVPLSRALWAFPLAGAAVGAISALPLFLPGPPLVTATLAVVLAIWLTGGLHEDGLADFTDGMGGQTRDERLAIMRDPAVGSYGTLALLGCVILRIVSIAALGPLALIGAAAAGRSAMVLAASVLPPARPDGLGRAAARVGRDQLWAAGLIGAVLLAISGPAALAGIIAGLLVTGLVIRLARDRLGGQTGDVLGTVAILTETAVLASFALCA
- a CDS encoding TRAP transporter large permease — its product is MIELIAHNLAPIMFFSMVLFLLFGYPIAFALAANGLLFYVIGVELTPYANGQINLSWNLLSALPERLWGIMKNDIFLAIPFFTFMGIVLEKSGMAEDLLDTIGQLFGPVRGGLAYAVVIVGALLAATTGVVAASVMAMGLISLPIMLRYRYDRGIATGVIAASGTLAQIVPPSLVLIVLADQLGRSVGDMYKGALYPALLLTGFYLFYIFVVSLLRPDAMPALPKEARNLGKGVTSLIIALAIAVLVFFGMRYWMRADGVLNAGIWSAVIAAAVMFTLAMLNNWLRLNLLSHLAQRVIFVLIPPLSLIFLVLGTIFLGIATPTEGGAMGAVGALLLAIIKRRLTYSVMRQALVGTTRLSSFVMFILIGATVFSLTFYAINGQIWVKDLLIALPGGQLGFLLAVSLLIFILGFFLDFFEIAFVIVPLLVPAVNHLGIDMIWFGVILAMVLQTSFLTPPVGFALFYLRSITARKPYTDSVTGEVIEPVTTVQIYRGAVKFVGLQLVMLGIVISFPGLVTHYKEQPVRAATERVQIPSFGGSSGQGGQSGLGGLGGSPFGAPSGETSSGGGLGGGLGNGLGGSPFGAPSSDQGSATEAPAGSSGGLGGGLGNALPGTPNFGGSPSQPAETAPAAPEPAPEPAAPAAPSSGGGMGSGLGGPPPGLGGN